The genomic region GCTTTGCCGGCCATCGAGGTAGATGTATAGCAAGCCGGGCACCTCGCCTTCGAATGCGAGCGGCAGGCCTAGCTGTGCGATCTCGGCACGCATGGCATCGCGGTCATCGCGCCTCACTGCAGTGTGGTGGAAGCGCGGCGTCGGGTCCTGCGGGTCCTGCGGAAGATAAGGCAGGTAGTGATCGACGAAGCCGCCGAGCGGCTGGATCAATTCTATCTGCAAACCGCCCGCCCAGGCGAAGCCGGCCCGGACGCTTGCCGGCTTGTCACCGTCCGGGGTGTGGAACACCATCTCTGGCTTCAGCACGGTGAAGTCGCGCAGACCAAATCGCTCGCCCAGATCTTCGATGGCCCGATCGATGTCGTGCGTCACGTATGCGTTCTGGTAATGACCGGCCAGGTACATCCCGTGCTCCCGAGGCGACGCGGTTCGTTGCCACTCGTCAGAACGAGTGCTGCCGCAGTGCGGTTAAACTGTTTGCTTTACCTGACCGCGTCAAGCAGAGCGGCGTGCCTGCTCGTGCGCGCGCTCTTGTCCTGTCGTGCGCAGACGGGAGCTACTTCTATCAGGTTCTTCGTGACGATTCGACAGCACGCAACAAGTCGAGGGTCTCGCCGGAGAGTGGAGCCGTGAGAGCGCTTGCCAGCATGTCGATCATGTTGGCCGACGTGAGGCTCAGACTCGCCTGGTCGAGCTCACCATTCGATAGCTGCTCCTCGGCACTGGCCAGGATCGAGTGGATCAGGCTGATAAGGTGATGGATTCGAAACTTGCGCACGTGTTTGGGCAGGTAGGAAAGGAACCTTTCGATTTCCGCATATATCTGCACGCCGGCAGGGGTCACTGTCTTCACAGCGTCGAGATCGAGCCGAAAACGGCCATATTGCGAGATGAATCGCAGGTAGTAGTTACCCTCCTCGCGCGGGAACAACTCCTCCGTAAGCGGCTCAATGAAAGCTTCAAGGTAGAACCGGATGTCCTTGGTCCGTCCGGTGCGAGCCAGCATCTCGGCGCGGCGACGATCGAGCCGGAGCCAGCGGTGCCGCAGCACGGCATGAACCAGTCCGTCGCGCGAGCCGAAATGGTAGTGCGCGGCGGCGATGTTTTTCTGGTTGGCGGCCTGGTTAATCTGCCGCAGCGACACTCCCTCGATCCCCCGCTCGGCGAACAGCCGTTCCGCCGCCAGGATCAACGCGAGCTCGCCTGGTCCTGGGGCTTCCGCGGGGGTGAGGTCTGGATCAAGGTTCAACGGCTCTCCTTCCGGCATCATCAAGGTGCTTGACAGGGTTCATGTAAATCACTCAGTTTAGAAGCGCGAGCAAGTGC from Novosphingobium sp. 9U harbors:
- a CDS encoding TetR/AcrR family transcriptional regulator; translated protein: MNLDPDLTPAEAPGPGELALILAAERLFAERGIEGVSLRQINQAANQKNIAAAHYHFGSRDGLVHAVLRHRWLRLDRRRAEMLARTGRTKDIRFYLEAFIEPLTEELFPREEGNYYLRFISQYGRFRLDLDAVKTVTPAGVQIYAEIERFLSYLPKHVRKFRIHHLISLIHSILASAEEQLSNGELDQASLSLTSANMIDMLASALTAPLSGETLDLLRAVESSRRT
- a CDS encoding VOC family protein, translating into MYLAGHYQNAYVTHDIDRAIEDLGERFGLRDFTVLKPEMVFHTPDGDKPASVRAGFAWAGGLQIELIQPLGGFVDHYLPYLPQDPQDPTPRFHHTAVRRDDRDAMRAEIAQLGLPLAFEGEVPGLLYIYLDGRQSLGHYCEYVWASPEGWDLMGWPQGRPIL